CCATGGATTATACAAAGCAGTACTTACTGTTAATGAATTAGATGTGCCTTTGTCTAATTAATGTTTTTCTAAAAttgagtaattttttttttcagtataGATGCTATTGAACTTTGTTCCTGCACATGGACATGCAAATGTGAGTGTGTGCCTGCATGTGTGTTGTCACTTTTGAGAGAGTGTCAGAGAATTTGGAATTGGATTTGAGAGTGTGCAGAGAGGATTTGCTTGAACAAAGTCTCCCTTTTATGAGAGAAACAATGTATGTATGACATTGATCAATAAAACATAAGAATAGTTagttaatcttccataattctaGGACATTTTTCAAAGGAGAAACAGTTCAACCTTCTGCTACTTGGTCCATGTTTCTTTATGGATGTAATATTGGATTCACCCATAAAGCTAACTCATGAAGAATCACCTGGGTGCACACTTTCACCTGATGGAAGGTTGATGAGTTGTTCTTCCTTGTTTCATTCATGTCTTTGATATATATAGCTAAGATGGAAGTAGTTTGGACTTCCAAGCCTTTCCTTCCAGCTCAAACTGCTAACATCTACAAACTGCATGGACTTCATATTTTCACCATCACAATAAGCACGGAACTTAAATATCCATTCACTTGCAGTCTACCATCACATGTATCTACATTCCTAGGATAAGGAATGCACGGCTTTAATTGTACTGTCAAACTGATAAATTCACCCGAGTGATGAAATGTTCTTTGATAAAACCATAAAGCACACTCCTTTATATTTTTCATCAAGAGTTGAAGATATCTCTAAcataatttttttcccttttagtGATATATTACTGTGACTTTTGAAAAACATTAGAAATATCAGCAGGCAAggataataaaagaaaatttaaaaaaataaataaataaaagaacacATTGTGACTTGGCAAATGGGCTGTAAAATTGTTGAAACACTTAAAAGTATAATATTCATTTAACTATTTGATGGATGTGCATTTTTATCAATTGTTGAAATTATATGTTGCATGAAGTTTTAGTTACTttcaaaaaaggaaaagaaaagaaattatacGTTGCGGGCTTTAAAGGATTTCTCTTCAATTGGATTATCCTAAGTTCTAATCTTTGTGCGTGATAACACTTTTGAGTGTAGTCAGAAGGAATTATTAGAGCAATAACAAATTGTAAAACataaattatcattcacaattgcTTGCATTGAGTCAGTCCATTAGATTATAGCTAGAAAAACATGACTAAATCTCAAAACTATTACATATTCCTTTGCCATGGGCTGGATAGGATTGGGCACCCCTATATCATATTAGATGATGCAAAATTGTGTTTTAGTTCTATTTTGACTTTGTTTGTTGCTAAGGAAAGTACCTCGTGTTTTTCATTATAAAGCATTATCTGAAAGTGCTCAGAACAATTTTGTTAGTTTGCATATCAACGGAGCTATGTTATGGTGGAATTGGAAAGAATGGTAACTATAGGATTAAAGCAAGTTGGGTGAACTGGAGAAATGCCACAGGAGTCATAAGTAATCACAAAATACCAAGTTGAAGGGAAAGTTTTATAGGACCACTATTTGACCAACTATGATTCATGGGCCAGATGACTAAACATGTAAACAATATTAGCATAGAAGAAATGAGAATAATAAAAAGGAtatattgaaaatttgaaatataagaaTGGGCCAGATAAAGAATAAATGCAtttatagaaaagtaaaaattgcATTTGTAAAGGAAATGTTGAGAAATGGGATATCAAGATAGTTTGGAAATGTGCATCATAGACCAATAAATACGCCATCATAGATAGTTTACCATATTTAAGTTGCAGGAGAAAAGAAAGCAAGAGGTAGACCTAGAATGAATTAAGAGGAAGTAAGATGTAATCACACTAAATCTTTTTGAAGATGTAGTCCTAAACTAGGTGGAGCAGAGAAAATTGATCCAAGTAGTGAACCTCAACTAGTTTGGGATGAAAACTTAGTTGAGTTGCATCTCATAGATATCTATTTTTCAGAATGGACCATGCAAATCTGACATGTTTAGGCTTTAGGGAGACAGGTTTCACTTTGTACTTTTTGACATCAGACCATAATAGAGGACTTCCCaataattcttacaatttctaatattttcttGAACCTTTTAATAAATAAGCATAAAAAAGCTGCTGCACTTCATTTATCTCTACAGCCTTTTTATTTATTGGCAATGATCAAATAGACAAGCAATAACTCATTTCTGGAAACTGGAAACCATTTCTGGTAGTGGTGAGGCATAGAAATTGGTTTTTGAGCAGATTACTCTCACACTTAAATTCTCCCATTTGGTAATCcttgatatttttttatttatattcatttcgaaataaattgaaatgaaatatgGTTTGAGTAAGAACCTTTTGCAATTGATAGATAAGTTTTGTGCTTGTGCAGATACAATTGCTGTTCATCTATTTATCCAATTGCATGAGAAGTAtagttctcaattttttttttctcaagcaTGTAAGTGAAATATGTTGACAGTTTAGATTCATTGTATGTATAGGTGCAAGCTCATATTGCAAAACTCAGACGACAGATAAGCTTGATAGATGGACAGCATCAACAGTTGAAATCTCCCTCTGACCAGTGACTACCTTGCAATTTCTTGAGATTTCTACTTCACATTGTTTTGGTAGCAGCAGCACATGATGGCATAGGCATGTAACAGTAATATTATTGTCTCAACAGTTTGGAGTTTTGTCCCTATGCCTCTTTCTTTTCAAATTCATTTTTTCCTCCCCTTTCAGTGCTTATATATGAAAATGTATCCCTGTATCAATAAACAAAAGGAAATTTTTGTATACTTCAATTATTTCCAAGTAAAAGTTAAATTTTACTCAACTGTCTACATCTGAAGAATGCATTTGATATGCATACATTGATCAACTGATCTGCTACCTTCCAGAGTTGGCTTAACAAAAGAGGAGttagaatgaaaataaataaatcagaTTATCCTCTCAGTGTTGATGAGTTCCAAGCCACATTCACCCATTTGTCACAGgcattaaatttttgtgtttattCAATTCAGAAATGTCACTGAGCATAAAATTATGGCTATGCCAGTGGATTAACTTTTATATGGTCATGATATATTTGAGCTTTTAAGTAACACTGGAATGACTTCTACCTATTCAAATTTGTGGGCGATAAGAATGGTTTGGACAATGCAAGGGAGGGCATGTTAATTTAGCCTATTActgttttcttattattattatatgtataGTAAGTTGTTTTTAGATATTACAACCCTAAATGCATCAACGACCTTAGTTGAATTTGGCTTCCAAACTGCTTTAGTTATCATATTTTTGCAGAGACCATTTTCTCACATTGAAATGCTCCGTCAATGAATTATGTGTCAACAAAGATGAGCGCCCTGGTCAAGTACTTCTATCAGTCCTTATGATGCTCTTTATAGATGGTAAATACATATGGGGTCATCTATTCTGAAATTTGGATGGGATCTACTTGTGCTGTCATGGTCATTTCAATTCCTTTGTCACGTTTGTCTCGGTTTGGCACATACCAGGTACAACCTATCCTTATTTCTcataaaatttcttaattttttttaagtgggcCCAGCTAAATATATTATTCTCTTCTCACAACTGGCTGAAGTCCATCTCTATCTAGGCTAAGCTTTTTATGGTCAAGGTCCTAATCTAATTATTAATGGTTGCTCAATTGTCTTTTTAGTTGGTAATGGAATATTTGAAGTCTCTATTTCACAATGAATACCTGATTGATAATCTTAGTTTGATCTTACATGCCAGTCTGCTTTCTAGGGCCCTTTACTTCTGACTAATGTCCTTACAACCCATGTGAGTGTGTTAGTTTTTGCTTGTTTACATTTCTGTGGCATCCCCATCTGTTACCTGAGTGTAGAGTATACCTAAAAATATGACACCACCTCTTGAGAATATTTCAACTGACCATCTATCTTCGCATCATTATTAAGTTCCATCATGCATTTTCAGGATACACCAGCTTCTTTTATTTCAACCCAGACGAGTGTGAATTGTTTCCCTTTCTTGCATGCTGATGACACTAGTGCATTGTTTTCTACTCATGTGGTTATATGCATGCCCATAACATGTAGAAAAGGACAATGCTATTTCACATGGATGCTCTTAGTGCCTTTAGCAGTGGACAAAAAATGACCAAGAGAAAGTAATTTAAAAAACTTAAGGGGGCATATAAAAGAATCCAAATAGACGGTTGCAAAGATTTGCCCAGTAAATTGGCCATTTGAGGCAACTGAATTGATCTTACAAGACCTTACTATGTTGTCTTTACAGGAAGTTTTGGGGGCAAGAGTAACATGGCCTTCATGTGCTGAACAATAGGCAGGGTCATCATCAACTATAAAGAAAATCCTTGCTCTCTCTAGACTCTCAGCGGGGCACTGCATTTCGGTGAGATTGGTGGGCCTCTCCAGTCTGCAATTTTTATTGTCCATTCTTTCAATCAATCTGATTCATAGAACATGAAGGAGTTCCGCTCAAAGACGGCTACCCAAGTGTAATATGTTTTCTTCTTCTTTGGGTTGAGGCTGTGAAACAAGTTTTATCTCACTCTGAGAATATTTTTCTTACAATATTTTGCTTGCATGCGTGCATGCATATAGATATGCAAGTATACATGTGTACATGTATGCATGTCTGAAAGCATATTATTCAGATGGGCCTCACTGCTGAGCTAAGAAACATATAAAGTTCAACTTGGTAATTAAATTAGAGTTACCACTTGATGTCTTTCAAGATTCTATTTCTTACACCTATTAAAGGCCGGCCAACAACTGAGGGTATATATACATTTATGCTTGTGGGCGTAGAGAGATTGTCTTGGACATTTTAGGGTTTGAcaaaaagaaaaaggagaagATAGAAATGCCAGAGATCGCCATATCAGGCATTAAATCTAGTTTATGCGGATCACTTTCTAAACCTAAGAACATGTAGATATTAACTTCTATGAAATGGAGTTAGGCCATAGTTATCAAAGGCTCAAGGCGCACCGAGACTCCAAGGTGTCTTGGAGCCTAGGCACAAGGCGCAAGGCGTAGGCGCGCGCCCGAGAGAGCCAaggcataaaaataaaaaatatatattaaaaataaaaaaattataattatgataTCACACCTCAAGTAACATAAAACTATATAATAATAACTAACAAATATGCAAGTAATAATTAGTTTATAAtccaaaagagataaaaataaactattaaaaattaaagtttaataaactAGTAAACTACTAAATGTTCAATCCACATCAATAGAAATATCAAaatcctcttcatcttcttcatcatcttcattaTCCTCCTCACACTCATCTTCCAAATTaacatcttcatcatcatcattttCTTCCTCGTCTTCAAGAAGTGAAGAAGTACGAGTGGATGATGCTTTTCTTTTTTGATGTGATGTAGATGCAACATTTTTCCCTTTGCTTAATCTAGTGTTGTAGGCATTCTCTTCAGCTCCAGTAGCTGCAGCAACCACATTCCATGTCAAATCATCATCTTCAAAAACAAGTTCATCTCTATCCATCTCTTCCTCCATTTGACCCATCAACCATTCATTACTATCATCAATGTCTTTCAATGAGATGGGGTCAATGCGGTCACGTGCATCATATCTACGCTTTAATGACCGATTGTACTTGACAAACTCTAAATCATTCAAGCGATTTTGAGCTAGTCTATTTCTTTTTTTACTGTGAATCTGCaaaatataacaattttaataagtaTAATTTTTGAAAGAACAAATGAAAGGTATAATTCTAAAGGGAGATGTTTTGTCACTCACATGCTCAAAGATGCTCCAATTATGCTCACAACCAGATGCACTACAAGTGAGGCTAAGCACTTTAACagcaaaatttctcaaatttggAGTTGTTGCTCCATAAGTTAGCCACCAtataactaatgaaaaaataatgcatattaattattattcaaaAATATTGCAATATGATATTACATGCTTATGGATAAAATTATATTACCTGGAGATACTTTCTTTAGATTCCTAATTGCCATATCCATCCCAAAGATACCTTCAGCATTTTGATAAAAAGTTAATTGTGCCATTATTTTGTCTTGCTCTTCTTTGCTTGGAATCAACCTTGCTACAACTTGGTATAAACCGGTAACAACCTCAACATCTTCATTAATTTTCtcatttgaataaaaaaattcagGATTCAAATAATATCCAGCTACGTGCAAAGGTCGATGAAGTTGGCTTTCCCATCATTTATCAATAATCTCAAAAATTATCCTGTATTTTTCCTCATTTTCATCAAATGACTTTGCAATTGCTTCTTTAGCCCTATCCATCGCCTCATAAATATATCCCATTGCAGGCATTTTCTCACCATCAACTAATCTAAGCACACGAACTAATGGACCAAATATCTTTAAGATATAAACAATATTAGTCCAAAAAGTAGGCATCATGACAATACTGTATACTTTTTTACCAGACAGTTCTTTTGCCCACTTACTTTTGGTCCATTCCTTTGAGGTAAACATCTTTCTCAAATTTGCCTTGTGCTTATGTATACGTTGAAGGGTGAGAAAAGCAGTTGCAAATCTTGTGACAGCTGGCCTAATTAGCTCTCTTTCACCAGTAAAGTGCCGCAACATGTTCACCACACCCGGACGAATGTAAATATATCCATTCAATGTCACTGCCCTTTTAATTGTGTTATGAATTTTGGGAATTTTTCCAATATCTTCTAGCATCAAATCTAGGCAATGAGCAGCACAAGGAGTCCAATACAAATGAGGGCACTTTGTTTCTAACAACTTCCCCAAAAACAAAACAAATATGGTAGCAAGTAGCACAAATATTAAATACATTATTTACttacaattaaattaaactatctaATAATAGTAAGAATAAAAACTCTTAATTACCTGCAAGCACACAATTGCTATCATTATCTGTCACAACTTGAACCACATTAGCCTCTCAAACACGCTCTACAAATCTATTAAGCAGGTCATACATCTTATCACCAGTTTTTGAGTACTCTGAAGCATCAACAGATTCCATGAAAACAGTTCCCTTTGGCGAATTCATCAAGAAATTAATCaaagtccttttttttttatcagtccAACCATCTGCCATTATAGAACAACCATACTTTGCCCATTCTTCTTTATAGGACTTTAATGAATTCTTCACCTCAGCAACTTCTTCATTCAATAAGGGAACCCGCACCTCATGAAAACTAGGTGCTTTCATACCAATCCCAAATTGTCCAATAGACTCCACCATaacttgaaaacttggataaTTGACAGCATTAAAAGGAATTGCCGCATCATACATCCATCGAGCTATATCCTTACATGCTTTTTTTCGCAATTCCTTTTTACATGCCTCATTAATAGTGGTTTGCTTCGGCTTTGAATTTTTTCTATCTTGTACCGCCTTTGCAGCACTTTTGGCAAAATATAAATCTATTGGACCCTTTGTCCTTGCCTTCTTTTGAACCTTACTATTTCCTTTTGAGCCTCTAAGAATTGTCCCaacatcatcttcatcttcatcatCTCCAAGAATTTCAACATCCTCATGATCAGGCAATTTATCTAAGGTCTTTGCTGAAGCCTTTTGCTGCATATACTCTTGTAGCTCTTCACGCACATGTGTTGAACATTTCTTACACATTGTAGCATTTTGAAATCCTCCAACTAAATGCTGTTTAGCTCGAAATATCCCTCCTTTTGTAACTTTGCTACAAAAGTTATAAGCAACATCATTTCTATTGTTTGGATTCACCAAGTGGACATATTTCTATGCGGGATCTTTGTTGCTATTGTCAGTTTTAGCAGCGGTAGATGCTTCCAATTCCatctttgaaaaaataaaaataaaaagataagaaaattaataatttaacaagTAACAATAAGCCAACAATAATATACATACCAATTTATAGTaccataatctaattataataatagaaattaataatttatgataacacaaactcaattacaatattTCTAATAATTTCTAAGAAGACCTAATAACAATTAGCAATAAGAAAATAAAGTCATGAAACCTTTTTAATCCAATAATAAAACTAAAAGCTAATAAGAGTAATTGAATTAGCATATTAGCATAATAGCATCTCAAGTGGTCAAGTCTCAACATATTTTCACATATTCACAATAAACAATATGTCAAAATCACAAATTTAtacaaaaaagaaaaggaaaagaaaaacattGCAGGGTAAGACTAAGGAGAGAGCATGAAAAATTACAGCTGCTGTAACAATGCAGAACCAGAacagagagagcatggcattgacaGCAAAAAAAAAATGCAGAAGAAGAAAGTGTAGTGTAGAAACAGTGcaggaaagagagaaagagaacaTGGCAGCCAAAAAAAATGCAGAAAAGAAAGTACATTGCAGAAACACtgcaggagagagagagagagagagagcatggcagtccaaaaaaaaaaagagaagcagAAACAGAAAGTGCAGTGCAGAAACactataagagagagagagagagagagagagagagagcatggcagtccaaaaaaaaaaagagaagcagAAATAGAAAGTGCAGTGCAGAAACActacaagagagagagagagcatgacagtccaaaaaaataaataaaagagaagCAGAAAAAGAATACCCAGCACAGGAAAGGgagagagagcgagagagagagagagaaagaga
This Hevea brasiliensis isolate MT/VB/25A 57/8 unplaced genomic scaffold, ASM3005281v1 Scaf1, whole genome shotgun sequence DNA region includes the following protein-coding sequences:
- the LOC110635456 gene encoding uncharacterized protein LOC110635456, whose protein sequence is MAQLTFYQNAEGIFGMDMAIRNLKKVSPVIWWLTYGATTPNLRNFAVKVLSLTCSASGCEHNWSIFEHIHSKKRNRLAQNRLNDLEFVKYNRSLKRRYDARDRIDPISLKDIDDSNEWLMGQMEEEMDRDELVFEDDDLTWNVVAAATGAEENAYNTRLSKGKNVASTSHQKRKASSTRTSSLLEDEEENDDDEDVNLEDECEEDNEDDEEDEEDFDISIDVD